In Cygnus atratus isolate AKBS03 ecotype Queensland, Australia chromosome 5, CAtr_DNAZoo_HiC_assembly, whole genome shotgun sequence, a single window of DNA contains:
- the FJX1 gene encoding four-jointed box protein 1: MERGGRAALGLLALGALLGLCALPPPAPGPERGEPRRGGQKTFRALLAVGREQQQQEEEAAAAGRAAPVRRGIFWSRELEARVPPGFAAEEAASWPAAARAARVSSLERGGCGRSSNRLARLSDGSRACVRYGVSPEQIQGEALSYHLAGVLGMQQRLPPMALALVEPRGRQWEPVREELRGSLWAEGAVVSLTRWVDNLTAVVAPAPWGAEAGGGRRPRALSAAELGGLPAAQLVELVQWSDLILFDYLTANFDRLASNLFSLQWDPRVMRRATSNLLRGPDGGLVFMDNEAGLVHGYRLLAVWDPYHEPLLRSVCVFREGTARRVAELHRRRSAAAELRRRYRAREPLWAHLGFLSERQAELLQARVDFVHRHIAHCRAQAAAL, translated from the coding sequence atggagcggggcggccgcgccgcgctggggctgctggcgCTGGGCgcgctgctggggctctgcGCGCTGCCCCCGCCGGCGCCCGGGCCGGAGCGGGGCGAGCCCCGGCGCGGCGGGCAGAAAACTTTCCGGGCGCTGCTGGCCGTGGgccgggagcagcagcagcaggaggaggaggcggcggcggccgggcgggcggcgccggTGCGGCGGGGCATCTTCTGGAGCCGGGAGCTGGAGGCGCGGGTGCCGCCGGGCTTCGCGGCCGAGGAGGCGGCGTCGTGGCCGGCGGCCGCCCGCGCCGCCCGGGTGTCGTCGCTGGAGCGCGGCGGCTGCGGGCGCAGCTCGAACCGGCTGGCGCGGCTGTCGGACGGGAGCCGGGCCTGCGTGCGCTACGGGGTGAGCCCGGAGCAGATCCAGGGCGAGGCGCTGTCCTACCACCTGGCCGGCGTGCTGGGCATGCAGCAGCGCCTGCCGCCCATGGCGCTGGCGCTGGTGGAGCCCCGCGGGCGGCAGTGGGAGCCGGTGCGGGAGGAGCTGCGCGGCTCGCTGTGGGCCGAGGGCGCCGTGGTGAGCCTGACGCGCTGGGTGGACAACCTGACGGCCGTGGTGGCCCCCGCGCCCTGGGGCGccgaggcgggcggcgggcggcggccgcgggcgcTGTCGGCGGCGGAGCTGGGCGGGCTGCCCGCGGCGCAGCTGGTGGAGCTGGTGCAGTGGAGCGACCTGATTCTCTTCGACTACCTGACGGCCAACTTCGACCGGCTGGCCAGCAACCTCTTCAGCCTGCAGTGGGACCCGCGCGTCATGCGGCGCGCCACCAGCAACCTGCTGCGCGGCCCCGACGGCGGGCTGGTCTTCATGGACAACGAGGCCGGGCTGGTGCACGGCTACCGCCTGCTCGCCGTCTGGGACCCCTACCACGAGCCGCTGCTGCGCTCCGTCTGCGTCTTCCGCGAGGGCACGGCCAGGCGGGTGGCCGAGCTGCACCGCCgccgcagcgccgccgccgagcTGCGCCGCCGATACCGGGCCCGGGAGCCCCTCTGGGCCCACCTCGGCTTCCTCTCGGAGCGCCAGGCCGAGCTGCTGCAGGCCCGCGTCGACTTCGTGCACCGCCACATCGCCCACTGCCGCGCGCAGGCCGCTGCGCTCTGA